TGTCAGCCTCGTTGTAGATGATGCTCTGTTCGCCTGAGCAGATGATACCGTTGTCGAAAGCACGACCGGTGATGATTTTTTCTGCAGCAGCTTCGAAATCGATGTTGCTATCCACGATCACCTGAACGTTACCGGCTCCAACACCGAAAGAAGGCTTTCCTGAAGAATATGCAGACTTCACCATGCCCATACCACCCGTAGCAACTACTACGTCTACGGCGCCCATGAGTTCCTGCGTCTTCTCGATGCTGGGTTCTTCGATGATCTGAACCATACCTTCCGGTACGTTGAACGGAGCGATAGCTTCTTTGATCAGACGAACTGCGTGTGCAGAGCATTTTTTAGATCTGGGGTGGGGGGCAATAATGATGGCATTGCAAGTCTTAAGAGCAAAGATGATATTGCTCATCGGAGTAACGATCGGGTTGGTCGTCGGCGTTACGGCTCCTACAACTCCGATAGGCTTTGCGATCTCGATCATACCGGTACGCTCGTCTATATTGAGGATACCAACCGATTTTTTATTGTGGAGGTTGTACCAAACACCTTTGGATTTGCCTTGATTCTTGGCCACTTTGTGTTCGTAAACGCCCATGCCGGTTTCGTCTACTGCTTCGCGAGCCAGAATAGCTGCATTTTCATAAATAACTTTTGCTGCAGCTCGGCAAATGTTGTCAACTGCTTCTTGGTTATGGGTAGCTTGATACTCCTTCTGAGCCTTGCGCGCAAGGCTCACCATTTCTTTGATTTCCATTGGAAAAAATTTTATTGATGTGGTTTTTGATTAGTCTTCTGTAGCCTTGGCCAAGAATATAATAGTCGTATATCTTTTGGCTTCAGGCAGATTTTTGGGTGATAGCAGACCTTTATCGGCCGGTCTTGCTATCACCCTCGATTTGTGGCTTTTTCTCGGTTTTTGTCTTTATTCGAAAAAAGAACCTTTATGTGTTTAGTAGAGTCTTCTGTAGATACCTTCGATCTCATCTACAGTAAGCTCTACGTAGTTGTTGGCGAGCAATCTTTGCTGTGTCTTAAGCACTGATTCCGCAAAGCCTCTTACCTCTTCGTCCTTCATGCCGTATTCGTGCAAAGGTTTCTTGGTAAGAAGGCATCCGAGAAGTTCATCCAGCTTCGGATATACGTATTCGGGCTGGCAGTTCAGTATCTTGGAGAGCTTCCAGTTGAGTTCGACTATATAGCCGAAAGGATTCTTCTTTTGGTATACTTTGAATACCTCTGTGAAGAACTGATAGTTTGCTTCTCCATGCGGCACGTGATAGTTGCCTCCCAACGGGTAGGATAGTGCGTGGACGGCTCCTACTCCTGCATTTCCGAAGGCTATACCGGCATAGTTGCTGGCCATGATCATTTCTCCCAGCTTTTCGAAGCGGTATTCAGGGCCGTGTTCGGCGATTTTCTTGAATACTTCCAGGATAATGTCCCAAGCCGCCTCACTGAACAGACGAGAATATGGACTGGCTTTAGGAGATACGTATGACTCGATGGCATGGATAAGAGCATCGATTGCACTGCATGCGTAGAAGTGGAAAGGCAAGCTCTTCAGAAGTTCAGGTATGATGATGGCATGGTCTGCAACAATGGCATCGTCAGCCAATCCCATTTTGGTGTGACGGCTTTTGATTTCTGCGATAGAAATGTTCGTCACCTCGCTACCCGTTCCGCATGTTGTGGGCACAATGATCAGTTCTTTCTCTTTGATAAGAGGTATTTTGCGGTCGAATGCATCGAGTACATCATTTAATCCTTTCAGAACGAAAAGTTTAGAGATGTCAATAACCGTACCTCCTCCGATACCGATTACGCGGTCGAACTGGATATTACGGATGTCTGCCAAGATGTTATTCATCATTTCGTCAGAAGGCTCGCCTTGCCCATATTTCTCCTGCATAACAAAATGGCAGGGGAGCTGGCATGCCTTCATATACGGTTCATAGATGAACTCGTTGGTAATTACCAAGTCGCGTTCTCCAAGACAGAATTCCTTGGCAAATTCTGCAAAAGTGTCAAAGTGATGTGTTACACTCTTGAGTTTGAAAAGTTGCATAATAGTATTATTGGTTTTTGGAATAATCCTAAACTTTTTTTCTTCTCTTCTTATCCGAAACGTTTGCGGAGATGTTCCGTTAGTTCCTCTCTGAAATCAGGGTGGGCTATGGCGATAAGAGCTTCTGCTCGCTGGCGCAAACTCTTTCCTTTGAGTTGTGCTATACCGTATTCGGTTACAACGTAATCGACTTCGTTGCGGAGGGTTGTTACAGCAGCTCCCTCTGCAATTATAGGTACAATTCGAGATGCAGTACCGTTTTTGGCTGTTGAGGGAATTGCCATGATGCTTTTGCCGTTTTTAGACCATGATGCTCCACGAACATAATCTACTTGACCGCCGGTTCCGCTGAATTGCTTGCTTCCTATACATTCGGACACGACTTGTCCCATAAGATCGATTTCGATACAGCTATTGATGCTGACCATATTATCATTTTGAGCGATTACTCGCGGATCATTGACGTAATCTACCGGATAAAGTTCTACATCGGGATTTTTGTCGATGAAATGATATACGTCTTCGCTTCCCATTAAGAAGGTTGCGACCATCTTTCCGGGGTGAAGTGTCTTTTTCTTTCCTGTAATTACTCCACTGCGAACTAATTCGACAACACCATCGGAGAACATCTCGGTATGGATCCCCAGATCTTTTTTGTCCTTGAGGAATAACAGGGCTGCATCAGGAATCGCGCCGATACCGAGTTGGAGTGTGGCACCATCTTCAATAAGCTCGGCACAATTACGCCCGATAGCTTCTTCTACTTCTCCGATTTTGGGCTTTGCAAGAGAATAGATAGGGTAGTCTGCCATCACGATGTAATCCAACTTCGATATGTGAATCAAGTTGTCGCCATGTACATATGGCATTTGACGGTTGATTTCCCCTATAACTAAATGGGCGCTTTCTGCTGCCGGTTTGCTATAATCGCAAGATACTCCAAAACTACAGTAACCATTCTCATCAGGCATTGAAAGCTGAACGATGGCGACATCTATGTGAAGGATGTCTTTGCGAATCATTGATGGCACTTCATAAAAGAATACCGGAATGAAGTCGGCTCTATTTTCCTCAACTGCTTTACGAGAATTACCACCTACAAAATTGGTTATGTGTCGGAAGTGAGGGGCCATTTCAGGTGCCATATATTTTCCTTCGCCGAGACAAAGCATGTGATAAATTTCGACATTCTGGAAAAGGTCGGCCTGTTGTACCAGTGCATCAACACAACTCTGAGGAACTCCGGCAGCATGTGACAAAGCTACCCGTTCTCCATTTTTGATATGTTTTACGGCTTCTTCGGCCGAAACAATTCGGGAGGCATATTCCGCTAATACGTCTTTCATAAAAGCTATTTGGGTTTTCTCAAAATATTCTTGGCTTGTTCTAACAGATCATCGCTAACACTATTTTCAAGAATGACATCGATGTTGTCATCTTTGAAGTATTCGCGTATCATGGCTTGAACGATTTTTTCTACTGTCTCATGTGCTGCCGGACAGAATCGGCATGCTCCGGAAAACCGCACAAAAACGGTCTTATCCTTGATTTGAGATAAAGATAAGTCGCCCCCGTGACTGCGCAGTAGCGGACTGATCCGCTCGCGCAGTACGAGTTCGACTATTTCTTCTGTCATTGTATCCGGTTTCACGGTTGCGTTATAATCCGTCTTCTAAATACATCAAACAGATAAGTGAAGGAGAGCCGATTACTTATCGAGTGATTCGTCGATATGAGCAATCGCCCGTGCAAGCTTTTTCTTGCCCTCAAGATCTCCCTGACGAGCGATCATGATTCTCTGAGCTTGAGGAGATCCGGCTCCGTGCATAGACTCGGTTCGATAACCGACGGCAGCTGTTCCCAGCGTGATATTCTCTATCAAACGCAGAACACGCATACGGTTTTCTGTCGATTTGCCTGTTGCCCCTGCAAGATATTTCTTTACGATCGGGCCTATTTCCGGATGGCGGAAGTCTTGTTGAGAAGGCATGGTTACCATCAAACCTCCTGCAATATCTTCTGCCAAGCGAGCTATTTCATAAGGAAGGCGGGTGATATTTTGCTTACAAACATTAGCTAACAGCAAATCGATCATATAGTTGCCGGCTTTCATCTGAGTTCCCTCTGAAGAGCATGCAATACCGCAAGCATAAAGGGTTTCATTCAGGTGGATCATCTCAATGAGTTTATCCTTAATGTGAGATGCCTTAGGAACTCCATTGTAGTCTGCTGCGAGAGCAGCTGCACCGATAAGTACATCACCAACACCTACTTTACATCCTCCATAAGACTGACGGTGGTATCCGGCGAAACGTTCTACCATCATACCTGCAAACTGGTATTCTTTGCACATGAACACGCGGTCATTGGGCACGAATACGCGGTCGAATACAACAAGAGCTTCATGTCCGCCGAATTCAGAGTTGCCGAGGTCAATGTCTGCCCCTTCTTCCATTTTGCGAGTGTCGCATGACTGGCGGCCATAGATCATAATAACGCCCTCTGCATCACTGGGAACGGCAAAAGAAACGGCATAGTCAGCATCAGCTTCGCGCATAGCGATCGTAGGCATGATCAGATGCTCGTGCGAATTGACTGCTCCGGTTTGGTGTGCCTTTGCACCGGAAACGACGATCCCATCTTCACGAACTTCAACAATGTGCAGATAAAGATCCGGATCGGCTTGTTCTGAGGGAGATAAACCGCGATCCCCTTTGGGGTCTGTCATGGCTCCATCTACGACCAAGTCGTTGTCTTGTACATATTTCATGTACTCGATGAAACGCTTGTGATAAGTGGTACCCAGAGCTTGATCCATTTCGTAAGTAGTAGAATAGATGGCATTGAATGCATCCATTCCCACACAACGCTGGAAGCATGAAGCTGTTTTTTGTCCCATGAGACGCTGCATCTTCACTTTGTCTTTCAGATCCTCTGTGCTCTGATGTAGATGGCAGAAACGATTCACTTGCTTACCAGTCAAGTTTGAAGTTGCTGTCATTAAATGCTTGTATTCGTCCATCTCAGCAAGCTTATAAGTCATAGCTACTGAATTCATTGAGGGACGAATCATGGGATGATCTACAGGGTTTTCGATCCTTTCACCCATGAAGTAAACCTTCAGATTAAGTTTCCGAAGACTTTCTACGTACTGTTCGCTAGTCATCATAGTTTCTTTGCTCTTTAAGTGATAAAACTTTCGCTTTATTTCTGTTTTTAGTCGATTCTAATGTGTTTCAGGCTCTTCGAGGAAAAGTTTTAGATTCCTTGTAGGCCAGGACTGGGGTTCTTTTTCTGGTTTACAGGTGTTAGAGCGGTTAGAAGAGGAAATTTCCAGTGTTTGAATTGGCTCTGATATGCCGAAAAATACGAAAAAAGTCGAAAAGAATCAATATCCTCCGACAATCAACGTGAATACAACAATCAAAAGTAACACAGACTCTTCTTTATCTCTAATCCCTGAGATCCAGAGAGAACGCTTGTAATGGCAGGTCTTCTGACTTATTCAAGGCTTCGCTGCCTTCCCATACGATTCTGTATAGTGGCTTTCTCGTGGCAAAACCCTTACATCTGAACTTACAGCTGAGGGTACAGTCCCAGAATTTCACTGGGTTCCCTTTTCATTCTACACTCCATGAACCGGTGTAGAAAACCATTGACACGGCAAAGATATTCATTATATCTATACTAGTGCGGAAAATTGAAGAAAAAAATATGGATTTGTTTGAGGATATCTTTCAGTATACGTCATTAAGGCTAATCGGGTGTGAAATGTCGCTGATGCTTTATGTGTTCGTGTGTAAATAAAAACTGAGGCTGTCTCATGGCGAGACAGCCTCCGCTTCATTTATTTGTGGGGATATTTGAGATTATTCCGCTGCAGTCATTACTACAATACGATTCCAAGCGTTCTCTTCATAGATTTGCTCTGATGAGCCCTTCCATTCAATTGTAATGCGATCCGCAGAAACGCCATACTTTTCAAGCATCTTGGCTACCGCTTTTGCACGACGCTCTGAGAGCTTCATGTTATAGGCCGCAGTACCGGTCTTTTCGTCAGCGTAACCTACTACCTTGATCGGTGCGTTGTTGGTCTTCGCATATTCAGCTGTATTGTAAACATTGATTTCTTGATTACGATCAATCTTTGCACTATTGATACGGAAGTAAACCACATTGTCAACGACTACACGAGTAACTGTAGGCTGTGTAGGCTCAGGGCATTCAGGGCATGAAACAGGACGACGGCTCAACTCTTCCACCTGACCGCGAAGTGAGTTGATTTGGTTGTTCAGGTCATTGACCAAAGCATAGTCCATAGGAACAATTTCTGTCCACTCTGTCTTGCCCAGGTTGAATGTAAGACCTGCTGTAGCCATTACAGGGAAGTCTGCTTTTCCTCTCTTAGTCCCGATAAAGTTCATCTTTCCGGCAAAAGCTTGGCCTTCGATATTGAAGTCTACAACTCTGGAGAGACGGAATTTCATCATCAAACCGACATTAACTGTTCCGGTTATATCATCTTTACTTCCTACTTTTTCACCATTAGCGTTTTCGCTATGGAATTTATCACCAAATCCTATACCTGCCCACGGGATGATATGGAAGACACGATTGGGACGGTATACACCGAAATAGTTCGTCAGATCGAACATGAAGTCGAGGTGGGCATTTCCAAAGTAGTTGTGGTTACGCTCCTTGCTTCCTTGCGGGAATCCATAGATGTCAAATCCTGTGAATTGGAGACGAGTACCGAAATAAGGCTCATGCCATTTGCCGATACTGAAAGTAGGAACGATACTTAGACGATCTACAAAGTCTACATCATTATTCCATCCCGAGAGAGCCATGCCTGCTCCACCTGCAATGTCAATGAACCAATGATCGGAGGCCTTATCACGTTGGAATGCGGTGTGCATCCCTGCTTTGTTCTGTGTAGTAGCTTCTTGGGCTGTTGCACTGAATGTGCATGCGAGACCCGCAAGTGCTAATAATAAAGATTTAGCTTTCATAATTCTGTATGTCATTTTATATTATCCAACAAAAGTCTCAGATGAATTACTTGGAGCGAACGATTACAACACGATTCCAAGCTTTCTTGCTGAACGGTTGCGTAGAGTCGCCCTTCCATTCTACAGAGATTAATTCGGAAGGCACACCATATTTACCTGTCAGAACATCAACAACGGCTTTAGCCCGACGCTCAGACAATTTCTCGTTGTACTGAGTATTACCCGTAGGATCAGCATAACCAACAACGGTAATCGGCTCGTTAGTTTCTTTTACAAACTGAGCTACGTCATACAGGTTGATCAATTGATCTTTGTCCACAACGTGGCTGTCGAAACGGAATAGTACAGCTTTTTCCGTCAGTATATTTTCTGTCTTAGTAACAGGGGTTACTTCAGGACATTCGGGGCATGATACAGGACGTTTTGAGAGTTCTTCGACCTCGCTGCGCAAACGGTTAATCTGACCATTCAGATCATTGATAAGCGCGTAGTCCATTGGCTCAATGGCATTGAAGCCTACAGCTCCCAGGCGGAAATTAAGACCTGCTGTAGCCATCCCCTGTAATCCATTGTAATAACGTCCTGCGGGATCTTCGAATACGGGAGTTTTCTTGGCATTGTATGCGCGACTTAGATTGAGATTGGAGTGAGCTGCTTGTGCTTCGATCACAAAGTCTACTCGCTTTCCTAATCTGAAAGCCATCATAACTCCTACATTCGCTGTCAGTGATTCCACATTGTCTTTGCTCCATTCGCTACCGATGAATTTGTGTTGGTAGCCAACACCTACCCATGGAATTAAATGGAAGAAACGATTTTCGCGATATGGTGCAAAGTAGTTAACCACATCAAACATAAAGTCGAAGTGAGCTGCACCAAAATTGGTGTTGATTTCTTGTTCGCCATTTTTTCCGAGGAAAGTGTGGGCTTGACCTCCGTTAATTTGCAAACGAGTTGCAAAGAAAGGGCTGTGATACTTTCCGACAGAAAGAGAACCTATGGCACCTAAGCGGTCCATGAGGTCTTTGTTGTTGTTGTCATTGAGGAACTGTGCTGCAACACCGCCTTGCAGTGTTACAAACCAATTGCTGCCTGCTTTATTGCGAGCAAAAGCAACATTCTTAGCGGGTAACTGACCCGTTGCCGGTACAGTATTCTCCTGTGCACTTGCGTTCAGTGCAATTGCTCCAACCAATGTGAGCATTAAGTACTTTACCTTCATAGTTTTACTTTTCTAAGTGTATTTTTATACGTTTACCAATAGCCTATTCGCTACACAAATGTAATGTAAGAAATTTGAACAGCCAAATAATTAGGAGAGAAAAGCGTTAGTTCTCCTCTCAAAAAGCCATTGATCAAAAACAAATAACAGTCCTTTTTTATTTATAGAGTATTATTATAAAACGCTTGGGAGAAATAATTCCTTCGGCGAATCTCGTAGAGCTTTTCATGTGGTGTACCTGCAGAGCTGCAAAGAAGATTCTCCGGTAATTTTTTCCCTGTATGCATAATTACTTCGTAAGCAGAGAGTTATTCTTTTTTCTCTTTCAGATACTCTTTTATAACTCCTATTTGTACATCTTTTAGAATTACATGTCCATGATTATCAAGTAGATAGATCGTTGGTGAGGCTTTGATGTCATACAGTTGTCGATCTGTGATACTGCTATCGCTATTGATTCCTACTTCCACGAAATCGGGAAAACCGGACAAACCGGCCACCCATGCATTTTTATCATTATCCGGATATATGAATAAAATACTTAGTTGTTTGGATTCTACCAAATTACGCAACCAATCATCCTGATGCAGTTGGCGAATCAGCTCGGAACATGTATGGCATCCCGGCTCATAAAAGACGAGTATGGTGTTGAGCGTAAATCTGCTGCTGAGGCGATGTAAACTGCCATTGCTCTGTTCGTAGATAAAATCCTCGGCCTTTGTGCCGATTCGATTGCGCAGCATCAGCTCGTATCGCTCTTTCAGTCGTATTCGTTCTGCAAAGGACACCTTTGGCGACTTCATCAAGAAAGCCACAGCCGGAATATAATATTCCTCGTTGAGCATGGGAGAATTAGGCTCGTAGAGATACTTCTTGTAGAATTTTATGAATAACTCCAGCAGTGCTCCGGAAGATTTTTCCAGTGGATAGATAATCGAGGATTTGACTTCATCTACAGGAAGTGCTATGGCTACTCCGAGAAAGTTGGCGATGCTAACTTCCATATTTTGAGGTTTCTCCAAGTAGGCAGAATCCATGAAGTTGAATTCATCCCAATAATGTTTTACGAAATATAAGGCTCGTTCCCGAGGACTTGTTATAGAAAGTGGTATCTCCGGCAAAGGGAAAGCAAGTTCCGGTTCTTGAACTGAAACATTTGAAGTAATGCTATCCGTGGGTTGCTCTATTTTGTTAGGCTGCTGGCTGCATGACGCTGCAAATGAAGTAATGGAGCCGAATAATGCTACCATACCTATTGTCATACAAAATCTACGATACATAACTGGATACATTTTTTAGTTAGGTGAAATGAATGACTGACACTTATGAAATGGCAGCCCATCGAACATAGGCAAAATCCATTTTATGGGGTAGAAGAGCCGAATGGGGAGTAATGCGTATCGCCACACGATGTAAACCCGGATTCTTCAGGCTGCAATTCACTTTATACTTCTGCCATCTGTTGTCTGCCGATTGTTCGGACAGATTGAGAGGAATCGTTTGGACCAAAGAAACTCCCCCTTGATTGTCGTCGGAAATTACAACCAACTCGACATTTAACTCGGCTGATAAATTGCCTTTTTCTATCTCTATCTCAAGGGTTTGCATGGTATGATTGTCTTGGAGGCAAAGACCGAATCCGGTGGCAGCAACTCGTACGACTCGCATCTCATCCCAATGTGTCGCAGTTTGTTGCTTCCAGTCTGCAATTTCCGAAGCCAAAGCGAAGGAAGAGGCACTGATCGAACGGTGGCGTTGAGCAAGAGGTCCGTAGAACTTATCATAATAGTCGTCCAGCATTCTCTTCATTGTGAAGTGTGGAGCTATGTACATCATTGATCGGCGTATATATAGTATCCAACCTTCGGAGTAACTTTTGTCCTCTTTGTCATAATAGAGAGGAATGATCTCTCTCTCAAGAATGTCATATAAGGAAAGAGCATCGAGTTTGTCCTGCATTTGTTGATCGCGATAAGTCGGTTTGTCGGTCAGTGCCCAGCCGGCATTTGGTCGATAACCTTCGTACCACCATCCATCTTGTACGGAGAAGTTCAGTACACCGTTCATTTCAGCCTTTTGTCCGGATGTCCCCGATGCTTCGAGCGGTCGGGTAGGGGTGTTGAGCCACACATCGACGCCGGCAATCAGTTTGGAAGCCAGATGCATGTCGTAGTTTTCCAAGAAAATGATTTTGCCTCGGAATTCGGGACGGCGGCTGATTTCCGTAATGTGTTTGATAAGCCCTTGTCCTCCTCCGTCGGCCGGATGTGCTTTGCCTGCGTAAAGGAATCGTACGGGGCGTTCGGGATTATTGACCAGACGTGATAGCCTTTCTAAATCCGTAAAGAGCAGATGCGCCCTTTTATAGGTAGCAAATCTGCGAGCGAAACCGATTAGGAGTGTATTGGGTTCGATACCGTCCAGGCCATCGGGGAAACAGATCGGATCCTCATTGTGTCGAAGCCATCGTTTGCGATAGTCATGCGCTATGTAATGGAGCAGATTCTCTTTGAGTTGTGAGCGCAGTTCCCATATTTCTTCGGACGGGATTTGCTCTATTATTTCCCAAGCGGATTCTTCAGCCTGACGGCTGAGAAAATCCGTGCCAAGATGCTGTTCATAGAACCTCTGACTCTCCGGAGAAGCCCAGGTCGGAAGGTGTACGCCATTGGTGACATGACCTACATGCAGCTCTTCGGCAAAGAAGCCGGGCCATACGGGAGCGAACATCCTTCGCGAGACTACTCCATGCAGATAGCTGACTCCATTGGCCTCCTGACAGGTGTTGAGTGCAAAGACACTCATGGAGAACTTTTCGTTCGAGCCCGGTGTCGTTCGTCCCATGTCGATGAACTCCTGCCAGCTGATGCCAAGTCTGCGAGGAAAATGTCCCATGTAACGCCCCAAAAGCTCTTCATCGAAGTAGTCATGCCCTGCCGGTACAGGGGTGTGAACCGTGTAGAGCGAGGAGGAACGAACAGCTTCAAGGGCAATATCGAAACTCAATCCCCTTTGTTCCACATAGTCGGCCAGACGTTGAGCATTGATCAGTGCTGCATGACCTTCATTCATGTGGTAGATATCTTTCTTGATGCCCAAACGCTGCAGCAGGAGGATGCCACCGATGCCGAGCAGGTATTCCTGCTTCATTCGATTCTCCCAATCTCCTCCGTATAGATTGTGAGTGATCTGACGGTCGGCCTCACTGTTTTTGTCGAGATCGGTATCAATCAGAAAAAGATCTATCCGTCCCACCTTGACCTGCCATACATGGCAGTACACCGTGTGATCAGAGAAAGGTACTTCCAATACGATCTGGTATCCACTCTCATCCTTCACGGGCCGTATAGGAAGAAGATGAAAGTCTTGAGCATCGTAAGTGGCCAGCTGCTGACCGTCTGCACTGATTCGTTGGTCGAAATAGCCGTATCGATAGAGAAAGCCTACTGCCGTAAGGGGTACATTGCTGTCACTTGCTTCTTTCAGGTAGTCTCCCGCCAATACACCCAATCCACCGGAATATATCTTCAATACATGAGTAAGGCCGTATTCCATGCTGAAATAGGCTATACTCGGTCGATCGGTTTGTCCCGCGGACGACATATATTTTTGCCATGTACTGTGAACATTGTCCAGCTCTTGCATCCATTCTGTATCGTTGAGGAGGGTATCGATACGATTGAGCGAGAGGGAGCGGAGCATTTTGATCGGATTGCCGTCCGTTTCGAACCAGAGATCCGGATCCATGCGCTCGAAAAGGTTTGTAGCCTGCGGATTCCACGACCACCAAAGATTATAGGCCAACTCCTCCGCCTTCTTGAGTTTTTC
This genomic stretch from Porphyromonas gingivalis ATCC 33277 harbors:
- the glgP gene encoding alpha-glucan family phosphorylase translates to MIVQKKNNAPVWKEVFTCVELPEKLKKAEELAYNLWWSWNPQATNLFERMDPDLWFETDGNPIKMLRSLSLNRIDTLLNDTEWMQELDNVHSTWQKYMSSAGQTDRPSIAYFSMEYGLTHVLKIYSGGLGVLAGDYLKEASDSNVPLTAVGFLYRYGYFDQRISADGQQLATYDAQDFHLLPIRPVKDESGYQIVLEVPFSDHTVYCHVWQVKVGRIDLFLIDTDLDKNSEADRQITHNLYGGDWENRMKQEYLLGIGGILLLQRLGIKKDIYHMNEGHAALINAQRLADYVEQRGLSFDIALEAVRSSSLYTVHTPVPAGHDYFDEELLGRYMGHFPRRLGISWQEFIDMGRTTPGSNEKFSMSVFALNTCQEANGVSYLHGVVSRRMFAPVWPGFFAEELHVGHVTNGVHLPTWASPESQRFYEQHLGTDFLSRQAEESAWEIIEQIPSEEIWELRSQLKENLLHYIAHDYRKRWLRHNEDPICFPDGLDGIEPNTLLIGFARRFATYKRAHLLFTDLERLSRLVNNPERPVRFLYAGKAHPADGGGQGLIKHITEISRRPEFRGKIIFLENYDMHLASKLIAGVDVWLNTPTRPLEASGTSGQKAEMNGVLNFSVQDGWWYEGYRPNAGWALTDKPTYRDQQMQDKLDALSLYDILEREIIPLYYDKEDKSYSEGWILYIRRSMMYIAPHFTMKRMLDDYYDKFYGPLAQRHRSISASSFALASEIADWKQQTATHWDEMRVVRVAATGFGLCLQDNHTMQTLEIEIEKGNLSAELNVELVVISDDNQGGVSLVQTIPLNLSEQSADNRWQKYKVNCSLKNPGLHRVAIRITPHSALLPHKMDFAYVRWAAIS